The Bordetella sp. FB-8 genome includes a window with the following:
- the fliF gene encoding flagellar basal-body MS-ring/collar protein FliF produces MNQQAALGTTLLARFPALARIKALPKPVLLGIAAALVALIVVAVLWSRGPDYKVLFSNLDDRDGGAIVTALGQMNVPYRFNSNGTALLVPANRVYDIRMQLASQGLPHGGSVGLEIMDKTPFGASQFTEQVNYQRGLEGELERTIEAINSVQRARVHLALPRQSLFVRDRQPPTASVLLRLYPGRTLSQAQVSAIAYLVATSVPGLNADHVSIIDQNGHLLSNSPDDGRGMDADQLRYTREIEQNTVERILTILNPLVGPGNVRAQVSADIDFSRREQTAETYRPNQAPGQAAIRSQQSSDSRKNGPGAAEGVPGALSNQAPANAQAPIITPSAQPGQPGTLNNTQQNSTQTPQQSQPVAQQHDATVNYELDRTITHTKDQVGVVRRLSVAVVVNDLPAKSSKTPKALPPEELAKLTDLVKEAMGYNAARGDSVNVVNSAFNDAEPSIPVWRDPQTIALAKTIIGWLIFAAVLLWMYRKIKPAAVDYFFPPVDEEAENQARIEAERAAMEAARDRETNRYQDNLTRARDMATKDPRAVAMVLRSWMASQDEQPPK; encoded by the coding sequence ATGAATCAGCAGGCTGCTCTCGGCACCACGCTCCTGGCAAGGTTTCCGGCACTTGCTCGGATCAAGGCCCTTCCCAAGCCCGTTCTGCTCGGTATTGCTGCCGCTCTGGTCGCGCTGATCGTCGTGGCCGTGCTTTGGAGCAGAGGCCCCGACTACAAAGTCCTGTTCTCCAACCTGGATGATCGCGATGGCGGCGCCATCGTGACGGCCCTGGGCCAAATGAACGTACCCTACCGGTTCAACAGCAACGGCACCGCTCTGCTGGTGCCCGCCAATCGCGTCTACGACATCCGCATGCAGCTGGCCAGCCAGGGGTTGCCGCATGGCGGTTCGGTCGGTTTGGAGATTATGGACAAGACGCCTTTCGGCGCCAGCCAGTTCACCGAACAGGTCAATTACCAGCGTGGCCTGGAAGGCGAACTGGAGCGTACCATCGAGGCCATCAACAGCGTGCAGCGCGCGCGCGTGCATTTGGCTTTGCCGCGGCAGTCCCTCTTCGTGCGCGACCGCCAGCCTCCCACGGCCTCGGTGCTGCTCAGGCTTTATCCCGGCCGCACCCTGAGCCAGGCGCAGGTGTCGGCCATCGCTTACCTGGTGGCCACCAGCGTCCCCGGCCTTAATGCCGACCACGTCTCCATCATCGACCAGAATGGCCACTTGCTCTCCAATTCGCCGGACGACGGCCGCGGCATGGACGCCGACCAGCTGCGCTATACGCGCGAGATCGAACAAAACACCGTCGAACGCATACTGACCATCCTCAATCCGCTGGTCGGTCCGGGCAATGTGCGCGCCCAGGTCAGCGCAGACATCGATTTTTCCCGCCGCGAACAAACCGCCGAGACATACCGCCCCAACCAGGCCCCCGGCCAGGCTGCCATCCGCAGCCAGCAGAGCAGCGATTCGCGCAAGAACGGCCCGGGCGCGGCCGAAGGCGTTCCGGGTGCGCTCAGCAACCAGGCTCCGGCCAACGCCCAGGCGCCCATCATCACACCCTCTGCCCAACCAGGCCAGCCCGGCACGCTGAACAATACGCAGCAAAACAGCACGCAAACCCCGCAGCAGAGTCAACCGGTTGCCCAGCAGCACGATGCGACCGTCAATTACGAGCTCGACCGCACCATCACCCACACCAAAGACCAGGTTGGCGTTGTGCGGCGCCTGTCGGTGGCCGTGGTCGTCAATGACTTGCCTGCCAAGAGCAGCAAGACTCCCAAGGCACTGCCGCCGGAAGAACTGGCCAAGCTGACCGACCTGGTCAAGGAAGCCATGGGGTACAACGCTGCCCGCGGTGATTCGGTTAATGTGGTCAACAGCGCCTTCAACGACGCCGAGCCTTCGATCCCTGTTTGGCGCGATCCCCAGACGATCGCATTGGCCAAGACCATCATCGGCTGGCTGATCTTCGCCGCCGTGCTCTTATGGATGTACCGAAAGATCAAGCCGGCGGCCGTAGACTACTTCTTCCCGCCGGTCGACGAAGAGGCCGAAAACCAGGCTCGCATCGAAGCCGAACGGGCGGCCATGGAAGCGGCCCGCGACCGCGAGACCAACCGCTACCAGGACAATCTCACCCGTGCCCGCGACATGGCGACGAAAGATCCTCGCGCCGTCGCCATGGTGCTGCGTTCCTGGATGGCCAGCCAAGATGAGCAACCTCCCAAATGA
- the fliG gene encoding flagellar motor switch protein FliG has translation MNGSDNKSLDGLTRSAVLLMTLGEDAAAQVFRYLTAREVQQVGGAMASLKQVTRRDVGNVLEEFRQEADQFLAVSVGSDDYIRSVLTKALGSDRAAGLIEDILEAGESGNGIDALNWLDATTVTELIGNEHPQIIATILVHLERDKAAGVLAMLTDRLRNDVMLRIATFGGVQPAALAELTDVLNSMLAGQSAKRSKMGGVRAAAEILNMMGSAQEEAVVNSLRERDADLAQKIVDEMFTFENLIDVEDRGIQLILKEIDNEVLMIALKGAPEEMRDKFLRNMSSRAAEMLREDLDAQGPVRMSKVESEQKKIITIARRLAEAGQITLGGSGDDAYV, from the coding sequence ATGAACGGCTCTGACAACAAATCCCTTGATGGCCTGACCCGCAGCGCCGTCCTGTTGATGACGCTGGGCGAGGATGCGGCGGCCCAAGTGTTTCGCTACCTGACCGCGCGCGAAGTGCAGCAGGTAGGCGGTGCCATGGCCTCGCTCAAGCAGGTCACCCGCCGCGACGTCGGCAATGTCCTGGAAGAGTTCCGCCAGGAGGCCGACCAGTTCCTGGCCGTCAGCGTGGGATCGGACGACTACATCCGCAGCGTGCTCACCAAGGCACTGGGCAGCGATCGCGCCGCAGGCCTGATCGAAGACATCCTGGAGGCCGGCGAAAGCGGCAACGGCATCGACGCCCTGAACTGGCTCGATGCCACCACCGTCACCGAACTCATCGGCAACGAGCACCCGCAGATCATCGCCACCATCCTGGTGCACCTCGAGCGCGACAAAGCCGCTGGCGTGTTGGCAATGCTCACCGATCGCCTGCGCAACGACGTGATGCTGCGCATCGCCACTTTCGGCGGCGTCCAACCTGCCGCATTGGCCGAACTCACCGACGTGCTCAACTCCATGCTGGCCGGCCAGAGTGCCAAACGCAGCAAGATGGGCGGCGTACGCGCCGCGGCCGAAATTCTCAACATGATGGGCTCGGCGCAGGAAGAGGCCGTGGTCAACAGCCTGCGAGAGCGCGATGCCGATCTGGCCCAGAAGATCGTCGATGAGATGTTTACCTTCGAGAACCTCATCGATGTCGAGGATCGCGGCATCCAGCTCATCCTCAAGGAAATCGACAACGAAGTGCTCATGATCGCACTCAAGGGCGCGCCCGAGGAAATGCGCGATAAATTCCTGCGCAATATGTCCAGCCGCGCCGCCGAAATGCTGCGCGAAGACCTCGATGCCCAAGGGCCGGTGCGCATGTCCAAGGTCGAATCCGAGCAGAAAAAGATCATCACCATTGCCCGGCGCCTGGCAGAAGCAGGCCAGATAACCCTGGGCGGCTCGGGAGACGACGCCTATGTCTGA
- a CDS encoding flagellar hook-length control protein FliK codes for MSVVGPPALSSILVQRLDAVLGTSMSAYANLLNGARPDAVAPPADPEKNPQLDQNGQPILPEAQGDTAQQIANAKTAATLSLAARGLITRTDLTPSAPTTLGATARTILALLAQSPDKAPPSLGKAPLWPASSGNQDEPQTTAGSRSGQTPAMPAPIGQQTQSAVQPAGQQPENPQEQQSNTPSSSNQPASPASGSASSRASQQASPPLAAGQTAGTQSATASTTQAAQLTQALRAALQQTGLFYESHLTQMAFGQRSVQELAKEPQAQLAQDAVITRDTPMPANAQASQAPTQNNIPIAPSPLAHNAAAAPQNGATTGGGGSSTSLSLSSSAATGGNPLAGIHPGATTLVHQQLDVLANQALVWQGQAWPGAHMEWEVARDRTQGGELMADDHWATRLQIELPNLGLVQARLNLAGNQIVMSLVAPSSAGILSQNSNALRQQFVATGLALSQLTVDTQPPSPFDLS; via the coding sequence ATGAGCGTAGTTGGGCCGCCAGCCCTGAGCAGCATACTGGTACAACGGTTGGACGCCGTGCTGGGTACCAGCATGTCGGCTTATGCCAACCTACTCAACGGCGCCCGCCCCGATGCCGTCGCGCCGCCTGCTGACCCGGAAAAAAATCCGCAGCTGGACCAGAACGGCCAGCCCATACTTCCCGAAGCCCAAGGCGATACGGCACAACAGATCGCTAACGCCAAGACGGCCGCCACGCTATCGCTGGCAGCCCGAGGACTGATCACCCGCACAGACCTCACACCTTCGGCTCCTACTACCCTGGGCGCAACCGCCCGTACGATCCTGGCGCTGCTGGCGCAATCCCCCGACAAGGCGCCGCCTAGCTTGGGCAAGGCGCCGCTATGGCCGGCCTCGAGTGGCAATCAGGATGAACCCCAGACCACCGCAGGTTCGCGTTCTGGCCAAACGCCCGCAATGCCTGCCCCAATAGGCCAGCAGACCCAATCAGCCGTGCAGCCAGCGGGCCAGCAACCCGAAAACCCGCAAGAGCAGCAGTCCAATACGCCATCGTCCTCGAACCAGCCCGCCTCCCCCGCGTCGGGATCGGCTTCATCCCGCGCCAGCCAGCAGGCATCGCCCCCGCTGGCGGCCGGCCAGACCGCTGGCACACAGTCCGCGACAGCCAGCACGACCCAGGCGGCGCAGCTTACGCAGGCGCTACGCGCAGCCTTGCAGCAAACCGGATTGTTCTACGAATCGCACCTGACGCAAATGGCGTTCGGCCAGCGCAGCGTCCAGGAACTGGCCAAGGAACCGCAGGCCCAGTTGGCTCAGGACGCCGTCATCACCCGAGACACACCCATGCCGGCCAATGCGCAGGCTTCGCAGGCTCCAACGCAGAACAATATCCCGATCGCCCCTAGCCCGTTGGCCCATAATGCAGCTGCAGCGCCACAGAACGGGGCAACCACCGGAGGGGGCGGCAGCTCCACCAGCCTGAGTCTGTCAAGCTCAGCAGCGACTGGCGGGAACCCCCTGGCCGGCATTCACCCCGGTGCCACGACGCTGGTCCACCAGCAGCTGGACGTGCTGGCCAATCAAGCCCTGGTCTGGCAGGGCCAGGCCTGGCCCGGCGCGCACATGGAATGGGAGGTGGCACGCGACCGCACCCAGGGCGGTGAACTCATGGCCGATGACCACTGGGCCACGCGCCTGCAGATCGAACTGCCGAATCTTGGCCTGGTCCAGGCGCGATTGAATCTTGCAGGAAATCAGATCGTAATGAGCCTAGTTGCACCCAGCAGCGCCGGCATACTGAGCCAGAACAGCAATGCGCTGCGGCAGCAGTTTGTCGCCACCGGACTGGCCCTGAGCCAGCTTACTGTCGACACCCAACCGCCCTCACCTTTCGATTTGTCGTGA
- a CDS encoding flagellar protein FliT, translating into MTSTPAPVLDIYRNIARITAAMLTAAQADDWGKVVDYGKEYCQSVERLRSIEAGELPLDSAARGVKYDLLVQILDNDAAVRDLAMPQLKNLSHMLGRIRRQQSLMLAYQGRTPSL; encoded by the coding sequence ATGACGTCAACGCCGGCCCCTGTGCTGGACATCTATAGGAACATTGCCCGTATCACGGCGGCGATGCTCACCGCCGCGCAGGCGGACGATTGGGGCAAAGTCGTGGATTACGGCAAGGAATATTGCCAATCCGTCGAACGCCTGCGCAGCATCGAAGCGGGAGAACTCCCCCTCGATAGCGCGGCGCGCGGCGTCAAATACGACCTGCTGGTGCAAATTCTGGACAACGACGCGGCCGTTCGCGACCTGGCCATGCCACAGTTGAAGAATCTGAGTCATATGCTTGGCCGCATACGCCGCCAGCAGTCGCTGATGCTTGCCTACCAGGGCCGGACGCCTAGCCTATGA
- the fliE gene encoding flagellar hook-basal body complex protein FliE has translation MAVSGISGVESMLQQMRALVQAAQQGISDPSELSPTVSSTQGATSFADELRQSVQRISDAQQAAKLQAEKFELGDPNVSLNDVMINTQKANIGFQTAVQVRDRLVSAYNTISQITM, from the coding sequence ATGGCGGTTTCAGGCATATCTGGCGTCGAGAGCATGTTGCAGCAAATGCGGGCATTGGTTCAGGCTGCGCAGCAGGGCATATCCGATCCCTCGGAATTATCGCCTACCGTTTCGTCAACCCAAGGGGCCACCAGTTTCGCCGATGAACTGAGGCAGTCGGTACAGCGCATTTCCGATGCCCAGCAGGCGGCCAAGCTGCAGGCCGAGAAGTTCGAACTGGGCGATCCCAATGTGTCGCTCAACGACGTCATGATCAACACCCAGAAGGCCAATATCGGCTTTCAGACTGCCGTGCAGGTGCGCGACCGCCTGGTCAGCGCCTACAACACGATTTCGCAGATCACGATGTAG
- a CDS encoding flagellar protein FlaG — translation MDILSITPPAATLPLPQVAATIAATAQPIAPTTGASEGRSTDGSTSQQQQNSSESSVHKALQSVNDQLQAWSTKMKFTIDPNTHQVVVDIIDPQTGKTISTIPSETMLRVAKMIAKFQGNAVKTVA, via the coding sequence ATGGACATACTTTCGATCACCCCCCCCGCCGCGACACTCCCCTTGCCGCAGGTAGCCGCCACGATAGCCGCAACGGCTCAGCCCATCGCTCCGACCACTGGCGCTTCTGAAGGGCGCAGCACGGATGGTTCCACATCGCAACAGCAACAGAACAGCTCGGAATCTTCGGTCCACAAAGCCCTACAATCGGTCAACGATCAGTTGCAGGCTTGGTCCACAAAGATGAAGTTCACCATAGATCCGAACACCCATCAGGTCGTGGTTGACATCATCGACCCACAAACCGGCAAGACGATCAGCACCATCCCCTCCGAAACCATGCTGCGCGTTGCCAAGATGATCGCAAAATTCCAGGGCAACGCCGTAAAGACAGTAGCCTGA
- the fliS gene encoding flagellar export chaperone FliS — MAYAERRTSYTNRSTRSYADVGLETAVLNASPTRLVTLLFTGARAAIAKAKIHMEAGQIPERGKAISHATRIVDEGLRQSLNLSAGGEVAENLSRLYNYIIRSLYLANYRADIEQLNIADRLLAELQTAWQQATDPQSHAMDEPQADPPQP, encoded by the coding sequence ATGGCTTACGCAGAACGACGGACCTCCTATACCAATCGCTCCACTCGGTCGTACGCCGATGTGGGTCTGGAAACAGCGGTATTGAATGCGTCACCCACCCGACTGGTCACGCTACTTTTCACTGGGGCACGAGCGGCGATCGCCAAGGCCAAAATCCATATGGAGGCGGGCCAGATTCCAGAGCGCGGCAAGGCCATAAGCCACGCTACGCGCATCGTGGACGAAGGTCTCAGGCAAAGCCTGAATCTCTCGGCCGGCGGTGAAGTCGCCGAGAATTTGTCCCGCCTTTACAACTACATCATTCGCAGTCTTTATCTGGCCAACTACAGGGCCGATATCGAGCAACTGAACATAGCCGACCGCCTGTTGGCCGAATTGCAGACTGCCTGGCAACAGGCAACGGATCCTCAATCGCACGCCATGGACGAGCCGCAAGCGGATCCGCCGCAACCCTGA
- the fliD gene encoding flagellar filament capping protein FliD, with protein MSTSAISNTSNAGLITSLGIGSSLDLAGLLSSLQTAELAPTSVLINRIGSVQTQISAYGTLQSAIQAVQSAAATLGQASTFESVKTAVTGSDITATAATGAIAGSYKVVVTALAQADQLQSSTAISSTTAGSQSFGSGGSITIKLANGSSQTINLTGNSDTSLQGVINAINSDSSAGVNATAVNNGSGGEYLMISGSQTGTTNAISSISVSGNSTLSSALNYTAGGSSNSLTVTQAAQNAALTVNGIAISSGTNTVQGAINNVTLTLNSVTASGSSDTLNLTADPTVAENAVNAFVTSYNALQTTIGSLTAFNTTSNTSSPLTGDNTTNSARSAIAQALQVYIGTGTLHSLADLGITTDALTGKLNLDTTKLNQAITTDPTDAAALFTSTNGLSATIQSATTNILGNASTGVTGTLSYATSGLQQTITALQNQYTSLLSTVTGDMNRYRSEFTNLDTLLSTMNSTSTYLTQQFNAMNKSS; from the coding sequence ATGTCCACCAGCGCCATATCGAATACCAGTAACGCGGGTCTGATCACCTCGCTAGGTATCGGCTCCAGCCTGGATCTTGCGGGTCTTCTAAGTTCGCTGCAGACTGCTGAACTGGCACCGACCTCGGTTCTTATCAACCGTATTGGCAGCGTCCAAACACAAATTTCGGCTTACGGCACCTTGCAGAGCGCGATTCAAGCGGTTCAAAGCGCCGCCGCGACCCTAGGCCAGGCAAGCACCTTCGAATCCGTGAAAACCGCCGTCACGGGCAGCGATATCACCGCCACGGCCGCCACCGGCGCCATTGCAGGCTCTTACAAGGTCGTGGTGACTGCGCTGGCCCAGGCCGATCAGCTCCAGTCATCCACCGCCATCTCCAGCACAACGGCGGGCAGCCAGAGCTTTGGCAGCGGCGGATCGATCACCATCAAGCTGGCCAACGGCTCCAGCCAGACCATCAACCTCACCGGCAATAGCGACACCAGCCTTCAAGGCGTGATCAACGCCATCAACAGCGACAGCTCGGCCGGCGTAAATGCCACCGCAGTCAACAACGGCAGCGGCGGCGAATACCTGATGATCAGTGGGTCGCAGACCGGCACGACCAATGCCATCTCGAGCATCAGCGTCAGCGGCAACAGTACGCTATCGAGCGCACTGAACTACACCGCAGGCGGCTCCAGCAACAGTCTGACCGTGACGCAAGCGGCCCAAAATGCCGCCCTCACGGTCAACGGTATCGCCATCTCAAGCGGCACCAACACCGTCCAGGGCGCCATCAACAATGTCACGCTAACGCTCAACAGCGTCACGGCTTCCGGCAGCAGCGACACGCTCAACCTCACTGCAGACCCCACTGTTGCCGAAAACGCGGTAAATGCCTTCGTAACGTCCTACAACGCGTTGCAGACCACGATAGGTAGCCTGACCGCATTCAACACCACCAGCAACACGTCCAGCCCGCTCACCGGTGACAACACCACGAACAGCGCACGATCTGCGATTGCGCAAGCGCTGCAGGTCTATATTGGCACGGGCACGTTGCATTCGCTGGCCGACCTGGGCATCACCACCGATGCCCTGACCGGCAAGCTCAACCTCGATACCACCAAGTTGAATCAGGCAATAACCACGGACCCAACCGATGCTGCCGCCCTGTTCACCAGTACCAACGGCCTGTCCGCCACTATCCAAAGCGCAACCACGAACATCCTGGGCAATGCCTCGACTGGCGTCACGGGCACACTTTCCTATGCAACGAGCGGATTGCAACAGACCATCACCGCGCTGCAAAATCAGTACACATCCCTGTTGAGCACAGTCACGGGCGACATGAACCGGTATCGCTCCGAGTTCACCAACCTGGACACCCTGCTCTCCACGATGAATAGCACCAGCACCTACCTCACCCAACAATTCAACGCGATGAACAAGTCGTCGTAA
- a CDS encoding CvpA family protein → MTGFDFAVLGILAASGVLGLARGLLKELLSLVAYVLAFVAAIWWGGVASGWLVHLIDNPLLRAGTAYAAVFIATLLAVGLVNMALAALIRVTGLSPADHGLGGIFGLIRGLLIILTLVVVCGYTTLPKEPWWQEAKFSPLAVEAVQQITLRLPRSLAQLLPPNTQYSSIN, encoded by the coding sequence GTGACCGGGTTCGATTTCGCCGTTCTGGGCATACTGGCCGCCTCGGGCGTACTGGGGTTGGCGCGAGGCCTTTTAAAGGAATTGTTGTCGCTGGTTGCATATGTGCTGGCGTTCGTTGCCGCGATATGGTGGGGGGGCGTCGCTTCCGGCTGGCTGGTCCATCTGATAGATAATCCGCTGCTGCGTGCGGGGACGGCATATGCTGCGGTATTCATCGCGACATTGCTAGCCGTGGGCCTGGTCAATATGGCATTGGCCGCGCTGATTCGCGTGACGGGCTTGTCCCCCGCCGATCACGGCCTGGGCGGTATTTTTGGCCTGATCAGGGGGCTGCTCATCATCCTGACTCTGGTGGTGGTATGCGGATACACCACATTGCCTAAGGAGCCTTGGTGGCAGGAGGCGAAATTCTCGCCCCTGGCAGTTGAGGCGGTACAACAGATCACATTGCGGCTGCCTCGTTCGCTGGCGCAATTGCTGCCGCCAAACACGCAGTATTCGAGCATCAATTAA
- the folC gene encoding bifunctional tetrahydrofolate synthase/dihydrofolate synthase yields MSVLAPPNAATSLDGWLHYLEVLHGKPIDMGLERVSEVARRLDIQLDAVKFIVGGTNGKGSTCAMLEAMLLAAGYKVGLYTSPHLIHFNERIRVNGELVTDSDLVAQFHAIEVARAQVSLSYFEYTTLAALRLFSQSRLDAVVLEVGLGGRLDAVNIVDADCAIVTSVDLDHMDYLGDTREAIGYEKAHIYRADRPAICSDPVPPQSLLDYAGKIGADLWLFGRDFNYSGDRQQWAYGGRSQRRAALAYPALRGANQLLNASAALAALESVRDRLSVPQQAVRQGLAQAMLPGRFQILPGQPLVILDVAHNPHAAAVLAQNLDNMGYHPYTYAVFGMLSDKDLSGVVAKLGRRIDHWYCAGLPGPRGVTGDALAGQVRAALATLPEDGEAPSVQACRDPAAAYAAAREMAGENDRILVFGSFLTVSAVMQALGRST; encoded by the coding sequence ATGTCCGTCCTCGCCCCCCCCAATGCCGCCACCTCCCTGGATGGCTGGTTGCATTATCTGGAAGTTCTGCACGGCAAGCCGATAGACATGGGATTGGAACGGGTGAGCGAAGTGGCCCGGCGGCTGGATATCCAACTGGACGCGGTCAAGTTCATCGTGGGGGGCACTAATGGCAAGGGGTCGACCTGCGCCATGCTAGAGGCCATGCTGCTGGCCGCGGGCTACAAGGTGGGTCTGTATACGTCGCCGCACCTTATTCATTTCAACGAACGGATCCGCGTCAACGGGGAATTAGTGACAGATAGTGATCTGGTTGCGCAGTTTCACGCCATCGAAGTGGCCCGCGCCCAGGTCAGCCTGTCCTATTTCGAGTACACGACGCTGGCGGCACTACGTCTTTTCTCCCAGAGCCGACTCGACGCCGTGGTGCTCGAGGTGGGGCTGGGCGGGCGCCTGGATGCCGTCAACATCGTCGATGCCGACTGCGCGATCGTTACCAGCGTCGATCTGGATCACATGGACTATCTGGGCGACACCCGGGAGGCCATAGGCTACGAGAAGGCCCATATCTATCGCGCCGACCGGCCAGCCATCTGCAGTGACCCGGTGCCACCCCAGTCCTTGCTGGACTATGCCGGCAAGATCGGCGCAGACCTTTGGCTGTTCGGCCGTGATTTCAATTATTCGGGCGACCGTCAGCAGTGGGCCTATGGCGGACGCAGCCAGCGCCGCGCGGCGCTGGCCTATCCCGCCCTGCGTGGGGCCAATCAGTTGCTCAATGCCTCTGCCGCCCTGGCGGCGCTTGAGTCCGTGCGCGACCGGCTGTCGGTGCCGCAGCAGGCGGTGCGCCAGGGCCTGGCGCAGGCCATGCTGCCGGGGCGCTTCCAGATCCTGCCCGGACAGCCGCTAGTCATTCTCGACGTGGCGCACAATCCGCACGCGGCGGCCGTGCTGGCGCAGAATCTTGACAATATGGGCTATCACCCCTACACCTATGCCGTATTCGGCATGTTGTCGGACAAGGACCTGTCCGGGGTAGTGGCCAAGCTGGGCCGCCGCATCGACCATTGGTATTGCGCAGGGCTGCCGGGGCCGCGTGGCGTCACCGGCGATGCCTTGGCCGGACAGGTACGGGCCGCACTGGCGACGCTGCCGGAGGACGGCGAGGCCCCTAGCGTGCAGGCTTGCCGAGACCCGGCTGCGGCTTATGCGGCAGCGCGAGAAATGGCAGGGGAGAATGATAGAATTCTCGTGTTCGGCTCCTTTCTCACCGTGTCCGCCGTCATGCAGGCGCTAGGCCGATCCACCTGA
- a CDS encoding SPOR domain-containing protein, with protein sequence MGLFTRKESATTRKGEVRRPPVSSEIQAAELRARARRRLAGSVILVLAAVIILPMVLDSRPAQVADDVSVRIPGKDAPYQPAVSDPQAQQSAQGGTPAPAAQPASGVVNPAPAAGSSPASSAATPAALIPEAPAMADLQRSEAKQDPKSQPKPAESKLPEIKPAPVMRTDDGSVAIALLEGRKPPVSAPVKPAQSAGNYVLQIAAYSAQSDAQSRYAKLRQSGITNAYIEPFTSGGKSQYRLRVGPFPSRDAAQAAQARLRALGYDNGFIATQ encoded by the coding sequence ATGGGCTTATTCACACGCAAAGAATCCGCCACGACCAGGAAAGGCGAAGTACGGCGGCCACCGGTGTCCAGCGAGATCCAGGCGGCCGAATTGCGCGCCCGCGCCCGCAGGCGTCTGGCCGGCTCCGTGATCCTGGTGCTAGCCGCTGTCATTATTTTGCCCATGGTGCTGGACTCACGTCCTGCGCAGGTGGCCGACGATGTCTCGGTGCGCATTCCCGGCAAGGATGCGCCTTATCAGCCTGCGGTATCCGATCCCCAGGCGCAGCAGTCCGCCCAGGGCGGAACGCCTGCACCCGCAGCTCAGCCCGCATCTGGCGTAGTTAACCCTGCGCCCGCTGCAGGCAGTTCCCCGGCCTCGTCTGCCGCAACGCCTGCGGCGCTCATACCCGAAGCGCCTGCCATGGCCGACCTGCAGCGTTCCGAGGCCAAGCAGGACCCGAAGTCACAGCCCAAACCCGCCGAAAGCAAGCTGCCGGAAATCAAGCCTGCTCCGGTGATGCGCACCGATGACGGATCGGTCGCCATTGCGCTGCTCGAAGGCCGCAAGCCGCCCGTCTCCGCACCCGTCAAGCCGGCTCAGAGCGCCGGCAACTATGTGCTGCAGATCGCGGCCTACAGCGCGCAGTCCGATGCTCAGTCACGCTATGCGAAGCTGCGCCAGTCGGGCATTACCAACGCGTATATCGAGCCTTTTACCTCGGGCGGCAAATCCCAGTATCGTCTGCGCGTGGGTCCGTTCCCCTCGCGCGACGCAGCCCAGGCCGCCCAGGCGCGCCTACGCGCTTTGGGTTATGACAACGGCTTCATCGCGACGCAGTGA
- a CDS encoding EscU/YscU/HrcU family type III secretion system export apparatus switch protein: MNTRYADPRRAAVAVSYDEGQIAPRVVAKGYGKLADTIVRVARENGLYVHESSELVSLLMQVDLDSHIPPQLYMAVAELLAWLYRLESRDIGTQTPKTGLPMPDGTTS, translated from the coding sequence GTGAACACCCGCTATGCCGATCCGCGCCGGGCAGCCGTGGCCGTCTCCTACGACGAAGGCCAAATAGCGCCGCGCGTCGTCGCCAAAGGCTACGGCAAGTTGGCCGACACCATCGTGCGCGTCGCGCGCGAAAACGGCCTATATGTTCATGAATCGTCAGAACTGGTCAGCTTGCTCATGCAGGTCGACCTGGACTCACACATCCCGCCCCAACTCTATATGGCCGTGGCGGAACTGCTGGCCTGGCTGTATCGCCTGGAATCGCGCGACATCGGCACGCAGACGCCGAAAACGGGATTGCCCATGCCCGACGGCACTACATCGTGA